In a genomic window of Colius striatus isolate bColStr4 chromosome 2, bColStr4.1.hap1, whole genome shotgun sequence:
- the LOC104552187 gene encoding cullin-9 isoform X6 yields MVNERHDGNLLVHLGAKLQASPKELLRQRRGHDGQAEYLIQWSVVSLEERAAGGGGASSSSSAETKPESISLWMSAEEVCASCPALLGTGEPAGQWGKEEKAAVPPAEASLLEMKADVGSLVRRAGRQLAEPGAPEASVLNTVHVLSAYASIGSLAGAFKETGALDLLMKMLCHEEKQIRRSAGKMLRALASHDAGSRAYVLLSLSQQDGIEQHMDFDSRYTLLELFAETISSEEHCMSFEGIHLPQIPGKLLFILVKRYLCVTSLLDQLNGGVEQGGEQPARAVPGPLLAESSRLRQEFEFSMAMANLILELVHVMGWEHSDGLEPLPQQEPRPRAAHSIFQPKPLVCATAQVPVLSSHHGPHKKQGGALLVPLSDGGGCVEQGRAEPARGMRVRLLEDYGDIRAGEEGEFLQSPSSVHTVKVLWQSGQTSWVHWHMLEIIGSGGQWEDPAAQEKEQSPSESFKVDTAVRPFPCQPFGGLYSLPYLGEQPSQAAEALSRAEWWELLFFVKKLEGQEQKEIVHLIQQEQGEQLPEADEEALIRLSVPAELARKVLQVLETRCQGSVRRDLRGSRVYSKYLLGGGAERGGGGSAAVPSERAGCGSTGPMAAPARAATDVLPVGAEPPQGPAAAAESDAWLFHELLAREGLFFPEVTEERVRALGSCEGLGERGSLARMAAVVDVIQSGSAELGLRVAGLRHITKVLEEEPEPKQQVGKAPSGPGSKSVGEKLVKATVELLSSEVAEKALVAVTLRLLAVLLAKHDWRVPFATEGGVRAVLARMRQHASSALVQQAGLAALKVLVGAAAGDAGGAGGKPLSRADAQVMREIFASIGSASHEGSSSLLSAIPAAVSTMRRVPGGSSGVQNGLLVVNMLMDGHRGLAEQLVSCDLPSVLRSCWRDGQGPGCPHMTLALGAFNRLAEHQLPLGPGPTGAEAALEPGDVRALLGSLGDGDCSKDVVVALERQLCAQGPAACDAVAQLLRDQRCFRPLLRSFRLLEAEKAVSLSILRILNKCLDGYQEDVLPWHECVEPCLSSLSTHSSDREVLQEVVGFLHRLATASKDCAVAMCRAGTREAVSKALEKQHVAPALAPALLDLLSDCEKVGGLYQQLTASILAGCIQLVLGQIEEHRRSHQPISIPFFDVFLRNLCRGSSVEVKEDKCWEKLQVSSNPHRAGKLTDRNPKTYWESNGSTGSHFITVHMQRGVVVREMSMLVASEDSSYMPAHVVVLGGDGPAAIRTELNTVTVLPSDSRVILLENMTRFWPVIQIRVKRCQQGGIDTRVRGIEVLGPKPTFWPIFKEQLCRRTFLSCSARAHAWCHEIGRDRGRLLQLFGRLNRALRHEQGFADRFLPDDEAARALGRTCWEALVTPLVQSITSPDTHGVSPLAWLLSEYLESEEPPPSPTSHGAIFSSRVRRLTQLLVHVDPGVPGPEEARAAGGKEGKSPEVPAKAAKAAAQRSGVWGIARCWRGVVQQQVRRFLEAAGRAPELVERYCGLYRRLRRATEQLFGQRAAFLLALGQGFAAALLQLPFPTALHVSERFARYLDGQIQELHGAAGGAERLQQILEPFVVFSGLELAHSFEHFYRHYLGDRLLARGPSWLEGAVVEQLGPCFPGRFPQGMLSDLAESEELQRRFELFQLQERDRRLLEPGPGPKEAPGPGCAAVPEVKVLALSPRCWPVAPLCYMDEPGRLFPAALSSPLHEFSAFCGRGRSPPGWEGSKPRRLQWTWLGWAELCFGDCVLHVSTLQMYILLRFNGAEEVAVDALLQATGLPAELLEQALAPLTHSDGVLVRSCSPGGVLRLNPTALARASGRPLRLLPQQRYLQAQRAEGSALERKRNVLCCLITRILKAEKQLHVDNLVFRVIAACQKGELGPGLQFLSFCCHNVDVLSCILHLLSQGYLRRQEERPQVLEYVSAKPTTPVGGQAQMVFQSQPPVASPDEDSINSLYGLNPSVDRSEEFLMAMLPVPMGHTLSPEEAKLLMNQTVWRVQDTLSISDDVARHLLMHCRWNVDFLIQCYVENREALLISSGLQVQDAQSPPSPGTHCPVCVSQLCPTEKPPTLCCMHYCCKPCWSEYLTTRIEQNMVVSCTCPISECRAQPTAAFICSIVSSEDIIAKYEKALLRGYVECCTNLTWCTNPQGCDQILLKDGLGYGAACSKCSWISCFHCNFPEAHYPASCSHMSQWVDDDGYYEGMTSEAQSKHLAKLISKHCPSCQAQIEKNEGCLHMTCAKCNHGFCWRCLKPWRPTHTDYYNCSAMVSKAAWQEKRFRDYNERCTFHHHAREFAMNLRNRVSSISEMPEVRTLTFVLDACKVLEQARKVLAYSCVYSYYNQDMDSMDIVEQQTESLELHTNALQILLEETLMQYQDLASSLRLLKAEHFSAGLELVRRIKERLFAILWHSTQQDFNVGLQTLADPDQRKEKLSNVPTSAPACTGTKHSVLCDSSNTDEGGEEVEDEYEPRWQEYYDDDDDLDEDNFLFDDESDDNLDCDSYFDDDDAYD; encoded by the exons ATGGTGAACGAGAGGCACGATGGCAACCTGCTGGTGCACCTGGGAGCCAAACTGCAGGCCTCTCCGAAGGAGCTGCTGCGTCAGCGGCGAGGCCACGATGGCCAAGCCGAGTACCTGATCCAGTGGAGCGTcgtcagcttggaggagagagcggcgggaggcggcggcgcctcctcctcctcctccgcaGAGACCAAGCCGGAGAGCATCTCGCTGTGGATGTCGGCGGAGGAGGTGTGCGCCAGCTGCCCGGCGCTGCTGGGCACGGGGGAGCCGGCGGGGCagtgggggaaggaggagaaggcgGCCGTCCCGCCGGCGGAAGCGTCGCTGCTGGAGATGAAGGCCGACGTCGGGAGCCTGGTGCGGCGAGCCGGGCGGCAGCTGGCCGAGCCCGGGGCGCCCGAGGCCTCCGTCCTCAACACCGTGCACGTGCTGAGCGCCTACGCCAGCATCGGCTCGCTGGCGGGCGCCTTCAAGGAGACGGGAGCCCTGGACTTGCTGATGAAGATGCTGTGCCATGAGGAGAAGCAAATCCGCCGCAGCGCCGGCAAGATGCTGCGGGCCCTGGCCTCGCACGATGCAg GGAGCCGGGCCTATGTCCTGCTGTCCCTGAGCCAGCAGGATGGCATTGAGCAGCACATGGACTTTGACAGTCGCTACACCTTGCTGGAGCTGTTTGCTGAGACAATATCCTCTGAAGAGCATTGCATGTCCTTTGAGGGGATTCACCTTCCCCAG AtccctgggaagctgctgttcATCCTGGTGAAGCGCTACCTGTGCGTCACGTCTCTCCTGGACCAGCTGAACGGTGGcgtggagcagggaggggagcagcCGGCCCGCGCCGTGCCCGGCCCGCTCCTTGCCGAGAGCAGCCGCCTGAGGCAGGAGTTTGAGTTCAGCATGGCCATGGCCAACCTCATCTTGGAGCTGGTGCACGTGATGGGCTGGGAGCACAGTGACGGGCTGGAGCCGCTGCCCCAGCAGGAGCCGCGGCCTCGCGCTGCCCATTCCATcttccagcccaagcccctggtCTGTGCTACTGCCCAGGTGCCTGTGCTCTCTTCACATCATGGTCCCCACAAAAAGCAGGGTGGTGCCCTCCTGGTCCCCTTGTCAGACGGTGGTGGCTGCGTGGAGCAGGGGCGGGCAGAGCCGGCGCGTGGCATGCGGGTGCGCTTGCTGGAGGACTACGGTGACATCCGAGCTGGGGAGGAGGGCGAGTTCCTGCAGAGCCCGAGCAGCGTGCACACAGTGAAG GTTTTATGGCAATCAGGTCAGACCTCCTGGGTGCATTGGCACATGTTGGAGATCATTGGCTCTGGAGGCCAGTGGGAAGATCCTGCTGCTCAGGAAAAAGAACAGAGTCCATCAGAAAGCTTTAAGGTAGACACAG CGGTGCGGCCGTTTCCCTGCCAGCCCTTTGGGGGGCTGTACTCTCTGCCTTACCTGGGGGAGCAGCCGAGCCAGGCCGCAGAGGCCCTGAGCCGCGCCGAGTGGTGGGAGCTGCTCTTCTTCgtgaagaagctggaagggcaGGAGCAGAAAGAGATCGTCCACCTGatccagcaggagcagggagagcag CTGCCGGAGGCGGACGAAGAAGCCCTGATCCGGCTGTCGGTGCCCGCGGAGCTGGCCCGGAAGGTGCTGCAGGTCCTGGAGACGCGGTGCCAGGGCAGCGTCCGGCGCGACCTGCGCGGTTCCCGCGTCTACAGCAAATACCTGCTGGGCGGCGGGGccgagcggggcggcgggggcagCGCGGCCGTGCCCTCGGAGCGCGCGGGCTGCGGGAGCACCGGCCCCATGGCTGCGCCGGCCCGGGCGGCCACCGACGTCCTTCCTGTGGGCGCGGAGCCGCCCCAGGGCCCTGCCGCGGCGGCCGAGTCGGATGCCTGGCTGTTCCACGAGCTCCTGGCGAGGGAAGGGCTGTTCTTCCCGGAGGTGACGGAGGAGCGGGTCAGGG CGCTGGGCAGCTGCGAGGGGCTGGGCGAGAGAGGCTCGCTGGCCAGGATGGCGGCCGTGGTGGATGTGATCCAGAGCGGCAGCGCCGAGCTGGGGCTACGCGTGGCCGGGCTCCGGCACATCACGAAGGTCCTGGAGGAGGAGCCTGAGCCCAAGCAGCAAGTTGGCAAAGCCCCGAGCGGGCCGGGGAGCAAAAGTGTCGG GGAGAAGCTGGTGAAGGCGACGgtggagctgctgagcagcGAGGTGGCGGAGAAGGCGCTGGTGGCGGTGACGCTGCGGCTGCTGGCCGTGCTGCTGGCCAAGCACGACTGGCGCGTGCCGTTCGCCACGGAGGGAGGCGTGCGGGCTGTGCTGGCCCGCATGCGGCAGCAcgcctcctctgccctggtgcagCAGGCCGGGCTGGCG GCCCTGAAGGTGCTGGTGGGAGCGGCGGCCGGCGACGCGGGAGGCGCCGGCGGGAAGCCCCTGTCTCGTGCCGACGCGCAGGTGATGCGGGAGATCTTCGCCAGCATTGGTTCTGCCTCCCACGAGGGCTCCTCGAGCCTGCTGAGTGCCATCCCCGCCGCCGTGAGCACCATGCGGAGGGTGCCAGG GGGCTCCTCGGGCGTGCAGAACGGTTTGCTGGTGGTGAACATGCTGATGGATGGGCACCGGGGCCTGGCCGAGCAGCTGGTGAGCTGCGACCTGCCCAGCGTGCTGCGGAGCTGCTGGCGGGACGGGCAGGGCCCCGGCTGCCCCCACATGACGCTGGCCCTCGGCGCCTTCAACCGCCTCGCTGAGCACCAGCTGCCCCTGGGCCCGGGGCCGACAG GCGCAGAGGCCGCGCTGGAGCCCGGGGACGTGCGGGcgctcctgggcagcctgggcgaCGGCGACTGCTCCAAGGATGTGGTGGTGGCCCTGGAGCGGCAGCTCTGCGCCCAAGGCCCCGCCGCCTGTGACGCGGTGGCCCAGCTGCTGCGGGACCAGAGGTGCTTCAGGCCGCTGCTGCGCAGcttcaggctgctggaggcagagaaGGCCGTGAGCCTGAGCATCCTCAG GATCCTGAACAAGTGCCTGGACGGTTACCAGGAGGACGTGCTGCCCTGGCACGAGTGCGTGGAGCCCTGTTTGTCCTCCCTGAGCACCCACAGCAGCGACCGGGAG GTGCTGCAAGAGGTCGTCGGCTTCCTGCACCGCCTGGCCACAGCCAGCAAGGACTGTGCGGTGGCCATGTGCCGGGCGGGCACCCGCGAGGCCGTGTCCAAGGCCCTGGAGAAGCAGCACGTGGCCCCGGCGCTGGCACCGGCCCTGCTCGACCTGCTGAGCGACTGCGAGAAGGTCGGTGGCCTCTACCAGCAGCTGACGGCGAGCATCCTGGCGGgctgcatccag CTGGTGCTGGGGCAGATCGAGGAGCACCGCCGGAGCCACCAGCCCATCAGCATCCCCTTCTTCGACGTCTTCCTGCGCAACCTGTGCCGAG GCTCCAGCGTGGAAGTGAAGGAGGACAAGTGCTGGGAGAAGCTGCAGGTCTCCTCCAACCCACACCGGGCCGGCAAGCTGACGGACAGGAACCCCAAGACCTACTGGGAGTCCAACGGCAGCACCGGCTCCCACTTCATCACCGTGCACATGCAGCGCGGCGTGGTGGTcag GGAGATGAGCATGCTGGTGGCCAGCGAGGACTCCAGCTACATGCCGGCCCAcgtggtggtgctggggggagaCGGCCCGGCTGCCATCAGAACGGAGCTCAACACG GTGACCGTCCTGCCCTCGGACAGCAGAGTGATCCTGCTGGAGAACATGACCCGCTTCTGGCCCGTCATCCAGATCCGGGTGAAGCGCTGCCAGCAG GGCGGCATCGACACGCGCGTGCGCGGCATCGAGGTGCTGGGCCCCAAGCCCACCTTCTGGCCCATCTTCAAGGAGCAGCTGTGTCGGCGCACGTTCCTGTCCTGCAGCGCCCGGGCTCACGCCTGGTGCCACGAGATCGGCCGGGACCGGGggcggctgctgcagctctttgGCAG GCTGAACCGGGCGCTGCGGCACGAGCAGGGCTTCGCCGACCGCTTCCTGCCCGACGATGAGGCGGCCCGGGCCTTGGGCAGGACGTGCTGGGAGGCGCTGGTGACTCCCTTGGTGCAGAGCATCACTAGCCCAG ACACCCACGGCGTCAGCCCCCTGGCCTGGCTGCTGAGCGAGTACCTGGAGAGCGAGGAGCCGCCCCCAAGCCCCACGAGCCACGGGGCCATCTTCAGCAGCCGCGTGCGGCGCCTGACGCAGCTCCTGGTGCACGTGGACCCCGGCGTCCCGGGGCCGGAGGAGGCGAGAGCAGCCG GcgggaaggagggaaagagcCCGGAGGTGCCGGCCAAGGCAGCGAAGGCGGCGGCACAGCGGAGCGGCGTGTGGGGCATCGCGCGGTGCTGGCGCGGGGTGGTGCAGCAGCAG GTGCGGCGGTTCCTggaggcggcggggcgggcgcccGAGCTGGTGGAGCGATACTGCGGGCTGTACCGGCGCCTGCGCCGTGCCACCGAGCAGCTCTTTGGGCAGCGGGCGGCCTTCCTGCTggccctgggccagggcttcgCCGcggctctgctgcagctgcccttcCCTACGGCCCTGCAT GTGAGCGAGCGGTTTGCCCGGTACCTGGACGGGCAGATCCAGGAGCTCCACGGGGCCGcgggcggcgcggagcggcTGCAGCAGATCCTGGAGCCCTTCGTCGTGTTCAGCGGCCTGGAGCTCGCCCACAGCTTCGAGCACTTCTACCG GCACTACCTGGGGGACCGGCTGCTGGCGCGAGGGCCGTCGTGGCTGGAAGGAGCCGTGGTGGAGCAGCTGGGGCCGTGCTTCCCCGGCCGCTTTCCCCAAGGGATGCTGAGTGACTTGGCCGAGTcagaggagctgcagcggcGGTTTGagctcttccagctgcaggagcgGGACAGGCGGCTGCTGGAGCCGGGCCCGGGCCCCAAGGAG GCGCCAGGGCCGGGCTGTGCGGCCGTGCCGGAGGTGAAGGTGCTGGCGCTGTCCCCGCGCTGCTGGCCCGTCGCGCCGCTCTGCTACATGGACGAGCCCGGCAGGTTGTTCCCGGCAGCGCTGAGCTCCCCCCTGCACGAGTTTTCCGCCTTCTGCGGGCGCG GTCGGAGCCCGCCGGGCTGGGAGGGCTCGAAGCCGCGGCGGCTGCAGTGGAcgtggctgggctgggccgaGCTGTGCTTCGGTGACTGCGTCCTGCACGTGTCCACGCTGCAGATGTACATCCTGCTGCGCTTCAACGGTGCCGAG GAGGTGGCCGTGGATGCCCTGCTGCAGGCCACGGGGctccctgctgagctgctggagcaggcgCTGGCTCCCCTCACCCACAGCGACGGTGTCCTGGTGcggagctgcagcccagggg GTGTGCTGCGGCTGAACCCCACGGCCCTCGCCCGCGCCTCGGGCCGgcccctgaggctgctgccccagcagcggTACCTGCAGGCACAGAGGGCCGAGGGCAGCGCcctggagaggaagaggaacGTGCTGTGCTGCCTCATCACCCGCATCCTCaaggcagagaagcagctgcaCGTGGACAACCTGGTGTTTCGG GTGATCGCTGCCTGTCAGAAGGGTGAGCTGGGGCcggggctgcagttcctcagctTCTGCTGCCACAACGTGGACGTGCTGTCCTGCATCCTGCACCTGCTGAGCCAGGGCTACCTCCGGCGCCAGGAGGAGAGGCCTCAGGTCTTGGAATACGTCTCTGCCAAACCCACAACACCTGTCGGGGGCCAGGCACAGATGGTTTTCCAGAGCCAACCCCCAGTGGCATCTCCAGATGAGGACAGCATAAACTCCCTGTACGG GTTGAATCCCAGCGTGGACAGGTCAGAGGAGTTTCTCATGGCAATGCTGCCAGTGCCGATGGGGCACACGCTCAGCCCAGAGGAGGCAAAGCTGCTCATGAACCAGACGGTATGGCGGGTCCAGGATACTCTGAGCATCTCAGATGATGTTGCTCGGCACCTCCTCATGCACTGCAGGTGGAACGTGGATTTCCTGATCCAGTGCTACGTGGAGAACCGTGAGGCCCTGCTTATCTCCTCGGGGCTGCAAGTGCAGGATGCTCAGTCCCCGCCGAGCCCAGGAACACACTGCCCGGTCTGTGTGAGTCAGCTGTGTCCCACTGAGAAGCCACCAACTCTCTGCTGCATGCACTACTGCTGCAAG CCCTGTTGGAGTGAGTATCTCACAACTCGTATCGAACAGAACATGGTTGTCAGCTGTACCTGTCCCATATCTGAGTGCCGTGCACAGCCGACTGCAGCCTTCATCTGTTCCATTGTCTCCTCTGAGGATATTATAGCCAAG TATGAAAAGGCCCTTCTCAGAGGCTACGTTGAGTGTTGCACCAACCTGACCTGGTGCACCAACCCTCAGGGCTGTGATCAGATCCTCCTTAAAGATGGACTTGGCTAtggggcagcctgttccaagtGCTCCTGGATATCCTGCTTCCACTGCAACTTCccagag GCCCATTACCCTGCTAGCTGCAGCCACATGTCTCAGTGGGTGGATGATGATGGGTACTACGAGGGAATGACAAGTGAAGCCCAAAGCAAACATCTGGCTAAACTCATTTCGAAGCACTGCCCAAGCTGCCAAGCTCAGATAGAGAAAAATGAGGGATGCCTGCA TATGACGTGTGCAAAGTGCAATCATGGCTTCTGCTGGCGTTGCCTCAAGCCCTGGAGGCCGACACATACGGACTATTACAACTGCTCTGCTATG GTGAGTAAAGCAGCTTGGCAGGAGAAGCGCTTTCGGGATTACAATGAGAGATGCACCTTTCACCATCATGCCAGG GAATTTGCCATGAACCTGAGGAACAGGGTTTCTTCCATCAGTGAGATGCCAGAAGTTAGGACTTTGACCTTTGTTCTTGATGCCTGCAAAGTGCTAGAACAGGCACGGAAG gtGCTGGCCTACTCCTGTGTGTACAGCTACTATAACCAGGACATGGACAGCATGGATATTGTGGAGCAGCAGACCGAGAGCCTGGAGCTGCACACTAACGCTCTGCAGATCCTTCTGG AGGAAACCCTGATGCAGTACCAAGACCTGGCCTCTTCTCTTCGGCTGCTCAAAGCAGAGCATTTCAGTGCTGGTCTGGAGCTGGTGCGTCGCATCAAGGAGCGTCTCTTTGCAATCCTCTGGCACTCCACACAG CAGGATTTCAATGTTGGGCTCCAGACTTTGGCAGATCCTgatcagagaaaagaaaaactctcCAATGTGCCTACTTCAGCCCCTGCCTGTACAGG GACCAAACATAGCGTCCTGTGTGACTCCTCCAACACAGATGAAGGTGGCGAAGAGGTTGAAGATGAGTATGAGCCACGGTGGCAGGAATACTATGATGATGATGACGACCTTGACGAAGACAACTTTCTGTTTGATGATGAGTCAGATGACAACCTTGATTGTGACTCCTACTTTGATGATGATGATGCCTATGACTAG